The following proteins are encoded in a genomic region of Solea senegalensis isolate Sse05_10M linkage group LG5, IFAPA_SoseM_1, whole genome shotgun sequence:
- the unc119.1 gene encoding protein unc-119 homolog B: MSGSRTKPTPTLIAGQTDRDSGAETNHRERRSGGGMLKKLKSRRSQTDKWPVVTEDELRALGTDISPDHVLGLRAVTEDYLCKPEDNIYNIDFTRFKIRDLETGTVLFEIAKPPNSGPMESEEEIGDVDTSAGRFVRYQFTPAFLKLRTVGATVEFTVGDRPINSFRMIERHYFQGRLLKNFDFDFGFCIPNSRNTCEHIYEFPQLPDDLIRQMVEHPYETRSDSFYFVDNKLIMHNKADYAYNGGL, translated from the exons ATGAGCGGCTCTCGAACCAAACCGACACCAACACTTATCGCGGGACAGACGGACAGGGACAGCGGCGCGGAGACGAACCACCGGGAGAGAAGGAGCGGTGGAGGAATGCTGAAAAAGCTCAAGTCGAGGCGCAGTCAAACGGATAAGTGGCCTGTGGTCACAGAGGATGAGCTGCGGGCTCTGGGCACAGATATCTCCCCGGACCATGTCTTGGGTCTTCGGGCCGTCACAGAGG ACTATCTTTGCAAACCCGAAGACAACATCTACAACATAGACTTCACACGTTTCAAAATCAGAGACCTGGAGACGGGGACAGTTCTGTTTGAGATCGCCAAGCCTCCCAATAGTG GTCCGATGGAGAGCGAAGAGGAGATTGGCGATGTAGACACCAGTGCGGGGCGTTTTGTCCGATATCAGTTTACACCAGCCTTCCTGAAGCTGCGCACTGTCGGTGCTAC tgtggaGTTCACAGTGGGTGACCGGCCAATAAACAGCTTCCGTATGATTGAGAGGCATTACTTCCAGGGTCGCCTCCTCAAgaactttgactttgacttcgGCTTTTGCATTCCCAACAGCCGCAACACATGCGAACACATTTATGAGTTTCCACAGCTTCCAGATGACCTCA TTCGCCAAATGGTGGAGCACCCTTATGAGACCAGGTCAGACAGTTTCTACTTTGTGGACAACAAACTCATCATGCACAACAAGGCTGACTATGCCTATAACGGAGGTCTGTAG
- the pop5 gene encoding ribonuclease P/MRP protein subunit POP5 codes for MVRVKSRYLLCEITVSDRSQLLQLDDRAVATAVRAAVARTHGDYGAAQCVIGFSVKYLNAHTGIVFLRFPKRCYRLLWSALPFITCIETRGHKIPCVLNCLHVGGTIRTCQKFLIKYNTQQLHQMLPKCKNDEEKQQVRKAILTCSLPGSNRKESEEDFESEEDEEE; via the exons ATGGTGCGGGTGAAGTCAAG GTATCTGCTGTGTGAAATCACCGTGTCCGACCGGAGCCAACTGCTGCAGCTGGACGACCGAGCAGTGGCGACGGCAGTGAGGGCAGCAGTGGCCCGCACACACGGAGACTACGGAGCGGCTCAGTGTGTCATCGGCTTCTCTG tgaaATATCTGAATGCTCATACTGGAATAGTATTTCTACGTTTCCCCAAAAGATGCTACAGACTCCTCTGGTCTGCACTGCCTTTCATAACGTGCATTGAAACTCGTGGGCACAAAATTCCATGTGTTCTAAATTGTTTGCACGTGGGAG GAACCATAAGAACATGTCAGAAGTTTCTGatcaaatacaacacacaacagcTCCATCAAATGCTTCCgaaatgtaaaaatgacg AGGAGAAACAACAGGTTCGTAAGGCAATTCTGACGTGCTCTCTACCAGGCAGCAACAGGAAAGAATCTGAAGAGGATTTTGAgagtgaagaagatgaagaagagtga